From the Nitrobacter hamburgensis X14 genome, one window contains:
- a CDS encoding TadG family pilus assembly protein — MLTAAKSQSAADLAAIVAAGNISNATGAAAATVTANGYPASALVSVEPGTYTANAALAPQARFVTPAVGSANAARVTLHTETPLYFARMFTGGRSHFDITTRATAASTAIASFAIGSRLVALNGGLVNEILGRMLGTTLSLSAMDYQALIDAHIDAFDFLNALATRLDLTGVTYDSVLSGNVKVADIVAAMLSAQQAANGLNAATAALSRVSQALAGVTTKITPGALIDLGPYKSMTTGSKPKTGVSVSALDLLSATGAIANGTNQIAASANLGLPGIASVAVMATIGEHPQGTSWVTVGTEGASVHTAQTRVLLAITLLGSGTVSAVNLPLYVEVASGTATLNAVSCGRPDVSTSSVTLGVTPGIVDAWIGNVSATEMTNFTSKPDPGAATLVNLGAVTVTGRAHAGMGNTAPTSVSFSYADIAAQTKKTVTTTNFTSSLTASLLGDLSLKVKVGPLGLPIPGLGPVVTGIIGGATASIDQVLAQVLAALGIGIGQADVWVSGVRCDGAVLVN, encoded by the coding sequence ATGCTGACCGCCGCAAAGTCGCAGAGCGCCGCCGACCTCGCGGCCATCGTGGCCGCCGGCAACATCAGTAACGCCACCGGCGCGGCCGCCGCCACCGTGACGGCCAACGGCTATCCGGCGAGCGCGCTGGTTTCGGTCGAACCCGGCACCTACACCGCAAACGCCGCGCTAGCGCCGCAGGCGCGCTTCGTGACGCCTGCGGTTGGCTCTGCCAATGCCGCGCGGGTGACGCTGCACACCGAGACACCACTCTATTTCGCGCGCATGTTCACCGGGGGTCGCAGTCACTTCGACATCACCACCAGGGCCACGGCGGCGAGCACCGCGATCGCCTCATTCGCGATCGGCTCGCGGCTCGTCGCGCTCAACGGCGGTCTTGTCAATGAGATCCTCGGCCGCATGTTGGGGACGACATTGTCGTTGTCGGCGATGGACTATCAGGCGCTGATCGACGCGCATATCGATGCCTTTGATTTCCTCAACGCGCTAGCGACGCGGCTTGACCTGACCGGCGTCACCTACGACTCCGTGTTGTCGGGCAACGTGAAGGTCGCCGACATCGTGGCGGCAATGTTGAGCGCGCAGCAAGCGGCGAACGGCCTGAACGCCGCGACGGCGGCGCTGTCACGCGTCTCGCAGGCGCTTGCGGGGGTGACCACCAAGATCACGCCGGGAGCGCTGATCGACCTCGGCCCCTACAAGTCGATGACGACGGGCTCGAAGCCGAAAACCGGCGTCAGCGTCTCGGCCCTCGATCTGCTCTCGGCAACCGGCGCGATCGCCAACGGCACCAACCAGATCGCGGCCTCCGCTAATCTCGGGCTGCCCGGTATCGCCAGCGTCGCCGTCATGGCGACGATCGGCGAGCATCCGCAAGGGACAAGCTGGGTGACGGTCGGGACTGAAGGAGCGAGCGTGCACACCGCGCAGACCCGCGTACTGCTGGCGATCACGCTGCTCGGCAGCGGCACTGTGTCGGCGGTCAATCTTCCGCTCTATGTCGAGGTGGCCTCGGGCACCGCGACGCTGAATGCCGTGAGTTGCGGCCGTCCCGACGTCAGTACGTCCAGCGTCACGCTCGGCGTGACGCCGGGCATCGTCGATGCCTGGATCGGCAACGTTTCGGCGACTGAGATGACCAACTTCACCAGCAAGCCCGATCCGGGGGCGGCGACGCTGGTCAATCTCGGCGCGGTTACCGTGACCGGCCGCGCCCATGCCGGAATGGGCAACACCGCGCCGACCTCGGTCTCTTTCAGCTATGCCGATATCGCCGCGCAGACCAAGAAGACCGTGACGACGACCAACTTCACCTCATCGCTGACCGCGAGCCTGCTCGGCGATCTCTCGCTCAAGGTGAAGGTGGGGCCGCTCGGCTTGCCGATCCCCGGCCTTGGGCCGGTCGTCACCGGAATCATCGGCGGCGCCACCGCCTCGATCGATCAGGTGCTGGCGCAGGTTTTGGCGGCGCTCGGTATCGGCATCGGGCAGGCGGATGTCTGGGTTTCGGGCGTCCGCTGCGACGGCGCGGTGCTGGTGAACTAA
- a CDS encoding TadE/TadG family type IV pilus assembly protein codes for MTGSAPRPFFLDLRLFARCGRGASAVEFAMLLPLFLVLVFGIVVFGAYLTMVHSVQQLAAEAARSSVAGLSETERVSIAENYVTANAGSYPLLQPSHLTVSAATSGSDVFVVTVNYDASDSFIYTLPFVPAPTSTIARSAAIPFGGF; via the coding sequence ATGACAGGTTCCGCGCCACGTCCGTTTTTTCTTGATCTTCGGCTCTTTGCGCGCTGCGGCCGCGGCGCATCCGCGGTCGAGTTCGCGATGTTGCTGCCGCTGTTTCTGGTGCTGGTGTTCGGCATCGTCGTGTTCGGCGCCTACCTCACCATGGTCCACAGCGTGCAGCAACTCGCCGCGGAAGCGGCGCGCTCCTCGGTCGCCGGCCTGAGCGAGACCGAGCGCGTCAGCATTGCCGAAAATTATGTCACGGCGAACGCCGGGTCATATCCGCTGTTGCAGCCCAGCCATCTCACGGTGAGCGCGGCGACGTCGGGCAGCGACGTCTTCGTCGTCACCGTCAACTACGACGCCTCGGACAGCTTCATCTACACGTTGCCGTTCGTGCCGGCGCCGACCTCTACCATCGCGCGCTCGGCGGCGATCCCGTTCGGCGGCTTTTGA
- a CDS encoding aspartate aminotransferase family protein — translation MLDKSPALNVPNDLAAFWMPFTANRAFKSAPRLLAGAKDMHYFTTDGRKVIDGAAGMWCCNAGHGRDQIASAIARQAETLDFAPPFQFGIPQAFELASRIAELAPKGLDHVFFCNSGSEAADTALKIALAYHQINGHGDRIRLIGRERGYHGVGFGGTSVGGIVSNRKMFGTLLTGVDHLQSTYNRDKQAFSKGEPEWGAELADELERLVNLHGANTIAAVIVEPMAGSTGVLPTPKGYLKRLREITQKHGILLIFDEVITGFGRLGYAFAAERYGVLPDMITFAKGVTNGAAPMGGVLVRDTIHDAFMTGPANAVELFHGYTYSAHPLACAAGLATLDIYRDEKLFERAKNLEPKFADAVMSLRNEPNVVDIRTVGITAGIDLAPNENGPGDRGFAALRSGFHDHDVMMRIAGDTLALTPPLIVGEDQVGEIIDKVARVIRAVA, via the coding sequence ATGTTAGACAAGAGCCCCGCCCTCAACGTGCCGAACGATCTCGCCGCGTTCTGGATGCCGTTCACCGCCAACCGCGCCTTCAAGAGCGCACCGCGGCTGCTCGCCGGCGCCAAGGACATGCACTATTTCACCACCGACGGCCGCAAGGTCATAGACGGCGCCGCCGGCATGTGGTGCTGCAACGCCGGCCACGGCCGCGACCAGATCGCGAGCGCGATCGCCAGACAGGCCGAGACGCTGGACTTCGCGCCACCGTTCCAGTTCGGCATTCCGCAGGCCTTTGAACTGGCGAGCCGCATCGCCGAGCTTGCGCCGAAGGGGCTCGATCATGTGTTCTTCTGCAATTCGGGATCGGAAGCCGCGGACACCGCGCTGAAGATCGCGCTGGCCTATCACCAGATCAACGGCCACGGCGACCGCATCCGCCTGATCGGCCGCGAGCGCGGCTATCACGGCGTCGGCTTCGGCGGCACCTCGGTCGGCGGCATCGTCAGCAACCGCAAGATGTTCGGCACGCTGCTCACCGGCGTCGACCATCTGCAATCCACCTACAACCGCGACAAGCAGGCGTTCAGCAAGGGCGAGCCGGAATGGGGCGCCGAACTCGCCGATGAGCTGGAGCGTCTCGTCAACCTGCACGGCGCCAACACCATCGCCGCCGTGATCGTGGAGCCGATGGCCGGATCGACCGGCGTGCTGCCCACGCCGAAAGGTTATCTCAAGCGGCTGCGCGAGATCACCCAGAAGCACGGCATTCTCTTGATTTTCGACGAGGTCATCACCGGCTTCGGCCGCCTCGGTTACGCGTTCGCCGCCGAGCGCTACGGCGTGCTGCCCGACATGATCACCTTCGCAAAAGGCGTGACCAACGGCGCGGCCCCGATGGGCGGTGTGCTGGTGCGCGACACCATCCACGACGCCTTCATGACCGGTCCGGCGAATGCCGTGGAGCTGTTCCACGGCTATACCTATTCGGCGCACCCGCTGGCCTGCGCCGCGGGCCTCGCCACCCTCGATATCTACCGCGACGAAAAGCTGTTCGAGCGCGCCAAAAACCTGGAGCCGAAATTCGCCGATGCGGTGATGAGCCTGCGCAACGAGCCTAATGTGGTGGATATCCGCACCGTCGGGATCACGGCGGGCATCGACCTCGCACCCAACGAAAACGGGCCCGGCGACCGTGGCTTTGCCGCGCTGAGAAGCGGGTTCCATGACCACGACGTGATGATGCGCATCGCCGGCGACACGCTGGCGCTGACCCCGCCGCTGATCGTCGGCGAGGATCAGGTCGGCGAGATCATCGACAAGGTCGCCAGGGTGATTCGCGCCGTCGCCTGA
- a CDS encoding EAL domain-containing protein: MIRISTIFVAVCMVLVSGSLGLVLYSLTGLRASEAAIVALATLTCLVLYNAVSMRMRVRGDVNGQIADLSRGIADLARQVTEFGRRLAAAESKIAAANSAASDRTQSGLQSALGEINELGGLVKQLAATVAAHDDMLALLPSAAAAPMAEPVPDTKPAHAPARAAPAPPAARPIAAPAGNDAQTLTTIKSAIEANSVDIFLQPIVTLPQRKVRYYEAVTRLRDARGEILAAGDFIPAAEAAGLMGRIDNMAIFRCVQVLRRLQVRNKEVGVFCNVAAATLSNPATFAQYLDFLEANHALAPSLILEFKHSTLRTLGTTESEHLAALAQRGYRFSIDHVKDLRIEPRELADRGVRFIKMPASLLLDQKQTSTSDIHPADISDLLARFGIDLIVERIEDERAVVDLLDYDVRFGQGFLFAAPRPLRQDAAEDTVDKAKPVANGTAGPGWTDATGTGMMKAGAIKPERPPRMTGNAALTRRAGGVV; encoded by the coding sequence ATGATCCGTATTTCCACGATTTTCGTTGCCGTCTGCATGGTGCTGGTCTCCGGCTCGCTCGGCCTCGTGCTCTATTCGCTGACGGGCCTGCGCGCGTCGGAAGCCGCCATCGTGGCGCTGGCCACCCTGACCTGCCTCGTTCTCTACAACGCGGTGTCGATGCGGATGCGCGTGCGCGGCGACGTCAATGGACAGATCGCCGATCTGTCGCGCGGCATCGCCGACCTCGCCCGCCAGGTCACCGAATTCGGACGCCGCCTCGCGGCGGCCGAAAGCAAGATCGCCGCGGCGAATTCCGCTGCGTCGGACCGCACTCAATCGGGACTTCAATCGGCACTTGGCGAAATCAACGAACTCGGCGGGCTGGTCAAGCAACTAGCCGCCACGGTTGCCGCCCATGACGACATGCTGGCGTTGTTGCCGTCGGCCGCCGCGGCGCCCATGGCCGAACCTGTCCCGGACACAAAGCCGGCTCACGCGCCGGCACGGGCCGCACCCGCGCCTCCCGCCGCCCGGCCTATTGCTGCGCCGGCCGGCAACGACGCGCAGACCCTGACAACGATCAAGAGCGCCATCGAGGCCAACAGCGTCGATATCTTCCTGCAGCCGATCGTCACGCTGCCGCAGCGCAAGGTGCGTTACTACGAAGCCGTGACGCGGCTGCGCGATGCCCGCGGCGAAATCCTGGCGGCCGGCGATTTCATTCCCGCTGCCGAAGCCGCCGGTCTCATGGGGCGCATCGACAATATGGCCATTTTCCGCTGCGTGCAGGTGCTGCGGCGGCTTCAGGTGCGCAACAAGGAGGTCGGCGTGTTCTGCAACGTCGCCGCGGCGACGCTCAGTAATCCCGCGACGTTCGCGCAGTACCTCGATTTTCTCGAAGCCAATCATGCGCTGGCGCCCTCGCTGATCCTCGAATTCAAGCACAGTACGCTGCGCACTCTCGGCACGACGGAGAGCGAGCACCTCGCCGCGCTGGCGCAGCGCGGTTACCGATTCTCCATCGATCACGTCAAGGATTTGCGGATCGAGCCGCGCGAACTGGCCGATCGCGGCGTCCGCTTCATCAAAATGCCCGCCTCGCTCCTGCTGGACCAGAAGCAGACCTCGACCTCCGATATCCATCCGGCCGACATCTCCGATCTGCTCGCACGCTTCGGCATCGACCTGATCGTGGAAAGGATCGAAGACGAACGGGCGGTGGTCGATCTGCTCGACTACGACGTCCGCTTCGGCCAGGGCTTTCTGTTCGCCGCGCCGCGGCCGCTGCGTCAGGATGCGGCAGAAGACACAGTCGACAAGGCAAAGCCCGTCGCTAATGGCACGGCCGGACCCGGCTGGACCGATGCAACCGGAACCGGCATGATGAAGGCTGGCGCAATCAAACCCGAACGTCCGCCCCGCATGACCGGTAACGCTGCCCTGACGCGCCGCGCCGGCGGCGTGGTCTGA
- a CDS encoding TIGR01459 family HAD-type hydrolase, with amino-acid sequence MTALRFIEHLHDLATGRDVVLSDIWGVVHNGLVSFPEACAALKTFRSRGGTVILITNAPRPADAVQRQLRKFGVPDDTYDGIASSGDLARSYVAAHPSKAVYWLGPERDSSIHSGLDPVFAPIERADYIICTGPFDDETETAEDYRAMMMQARERKLPLICANPDIVVESGDRLLYCAGAIAELYRELGGEVIFYGKPHRPIYVRAMALAREQRGKDTPLNRVLAIGDSVRTDLMGAHAFGIDLLFLTRGIHSEEFAGIDQLDPASVKELFGRPPRALMRELKW; translated from the coding sequence ATGACGGCCCTTCGTTTCATAGAGCATCTGCACGACCTCGCGACCGGGAGGGATGTCGTGCTCAGCGACATCTGGGGCGTCGTCCACAACGGCCTCGTGTCGTTTCCCGAGGCCTGCGCCGCGCTGAAAACGTTCCGCAGCCGGGGCGGCACCGTCATCCTCATCACCAACGCCCCGCGCCCGGCCGACGCCGTGCAGCGGCAACTGCGCAAGTTCGGTGTTCCCGACGACACCTATGACGGCATCGCGTCATCCGGCGACCTGGCGCGCAGCTACGTCGCCGCGCATCCCTCCAAGGCGGTTTACTGGCTCGGGCCCGAGCGCGACAGTTCGATCCACAGCGGCCTTGATCCGGTGTTCGCGCCGATCGAGCGTGCTGATTACATCATCTGCACCGGTCCGTTCGACGACGAGACCGAGACCGCCGAGGACTATCGCGCCATGATGATGCAGGCGCGCGAGCGCAAGCTGCCGCTGATCTGCGCCAATCCCGATATCGTGGTCGAAAGTGGCGACCGACTGCTCTATTGCGCCGGCGCCATCGCCGAACTTTATCGAGAACTCGGCGGCGAGGTGATCTTCTACGGCAAGCCGCACCGGCCGATCTACGTACGCGCCATGGCGCTGGCGCGGGAGCAGCGCGGCAAGGACACGCCACTGAACCGGGTGCTGGCCATCGGCGATTCCGTGCGCACCGACCTCATGGGCGCCCACGCCTTCGGCATCGACCTGCTGTTTTTGACGCGCGGCATCCATTCCGAGGAATTCGCCGGCATCGACCAGCTCGATCCGGCCTCGGTCAAGGAACTGTTCGGCCGTCCGCCGCGGGCGCTGATGCGCGAACTGAAGTGGTGA
- a CDS encoding response regulator: MAVDLSMSVLVVDDYNTMIRIIRNLLKQLGFENIDDASDGSAALNKMRTKKYGLVISDWNMEPMTGYDLLKEVRADPNLAMTRFIMITAESKTENVIAAKKAGVNNYIVKPFNAATLKTKIEAVFPDNVPA; the protein is encoded by the coding sequence ATGGCGGTTGATTTGTCGATGTCGGTTCTGGTCGTGGACGACTACAACACCATGATCCGCATCATCCGGAATCTTCTCAAGCAGCTTGGGTTCGAGAACATCGACGATGCCAGCGACGGTTCGGCGGCGCTGAACAAGATGCGCACCAAAAAATACGGTCTGGTGATCTCCGACTGGAACATGGAGCCGATGACGGGCTACGACCTGCTCAAGGAAGTCCGCGCCGATCCCAATCTGGCGATGACGCGGTTCATCATGATTACGGCGGAGTCCAAGACCGAGAACGTCATCGCCGCCAAGAAGGCCGGGGTGAACAACTACATCGTCAAGCCGTTCAACGCGGCGACGCTGAAGACCAAGATCGAAGCGGTGTTTCCGGACAACGTCCCGGCGTAA
- a CDS encoding bifunctional riboflavin kinase/FAD synthetase — protein MPPRFTIIRDTTPAAAIPKGSVVAMGNFDGVHLGHRAVIEAALAMSRSRGKPAFAVTFEPHPRKFFSPNTPQFRLTDETSKLRLLAGAGLAGAVVMTFDTARAGTTAQDFIHHDLIARLDVSGIAVGYDFHFGKGRVGSPSLLLSEATRLGIEVDVRPPVDIDERPVSSSAIRMALAEGQIADATAMLGGPWFVTGEVIHGEKRGRHLGYPTANIRLDKDCGLKHGIYAVRVGLGQGKDHRRFDGVASFGRRPTFDNGAPLLEVFLFDFKGDLYGTVLDVAFIGFIRDELKFDSIDALIRQMDDDSARARTQLAAAPDAFPNLGVIE, from the coding sequence ATGCCCCCCCGGTTTACCATCATCCGCGACACCACCCCCGCCGCCGCGATCCCCAAGGGGTCGGTGGTGGCGATGGGCAATTTTGACGGCGTTCACCTCGGTCACCGCGCGGTGATCGAAGCCGCGCTCGCGATGTCCCGCTCCCGCGGCAAGCCGGCTTTCGCGGTCACCTTCGAGCCGCACCCGCGAAAGTTCTTCAGCCCGAACACCCCACAATTCCGCCTGACCGACGAAACCAGCAAGTTGCGGCTTTTGGCCGGCGCCGGCCTCGCCGGTGCCGTGGTCATGACCTTCGACACTGCCCGCGCCGGAACCACGGCGCAGGATTTCATTCACCATGATCTGATCGCCCGGCTCGACGTCAGCGGCATCGCCGTCGGCTACGATTTCCATTTCGGCAAGGGTCGCGTCGGCTCGCCGAGCCTGCTGTTGAGCGAGGCGACGCGGCTCGGCATCGAGGTCGATGTGCGGCCCCCTGTCGATATCGACGAGCGCCCGGTCTCCTCCAGCGCTATCCGCATGGCGCTGGCGGAGGGCCAGATCGCGGACGCCACCGCCATGCTCGGCGGACCGTGGTTCGTGACCGGCGAGGTGATTCACGGCGAGAAGCGCGGCCGCCACCTCGGCTATCCCACCGCCAATATCCGCCTCGACAAGGATTGCGGCCTCAAGCACGGCATCTATGCGGTGCGGGTCGGCCTCGGCCAGGGAAAGGATCACCGGCGCTTCGACGGCGTTGCGAGCTTTGGCCGCCGTCCGACCTTCGACAACGGCGCGCCGCTGCTCGAAGTCTTCCTGTTCGACTTCAAGGGCGACCTTTACGGAACAGTACTGGACGTGGCCTTCATCGGCTTCATTCGCGACGAGCTGAAATTCGACAGCATTGACGCGCTCATTCGTCAGATGGACGACGACAGCGCCCGCGCCCGAACCCAACTCGCAGCCGCGCCCGACGCATTCCCGAATCTAGGGGTGATCGAGTGA
- the ileS gene encoding isoleucine--tRNA ligase, which produces MTNKPQKSDAPDYAKTLYLPQTDFPMRAGLPQREPEILARWNDIDLYGQLRKRAKGRPKFVLHDGPPYANGSIHIGHALNKILKDVVTRSQQMLGHDSNYVPGWDCHGLPIEWKIEEENYRSKGKAKPNFKDSAAMVAFRKECRAYAEKWLNVQREEFKRLGIIGDWDHPYATMTYPAEAQIARELMKFAANGTLYRGSKPVMWSVVEKTALAEAEVEYEDHTSDTVWVKFPVTSPAHGALAQASVVIWTTTPWTLPGNRAISFSNRIAYGLYKVTDAPADNWAKTGDLLILADNLAAEVFKQARVAAYEKVRDVPADTMDAIECAHPLKGLSGGYEFTVPLLDGDHVTDDTGTGFVHTAPGHGREDFDIWTHNARDLETRGVSSAIPYTVDENGALTAQAPGFEGKRVIDDKGNKGDANEAVIKALIERGMLLARGRLKHQYPHSWRSKKPVIFRNTPQWFIAMDKDIAGRGQAKSGDTLRARALQAISVTQWVPPAGERRITGMITGRPDWVISRQRAWGVPIAVFVREKGDGSAEILIDAAVNKRITDAFETEGADAWYTEGARERFLGPRAGEDWSKVDDILDVWFDSGSTHAFVLEDPVHFPGLAGIKRKVDGGKDTVMYLEGSDQHRGWFHSSLLESCGTRGRAPYDVVLTHGFTLDENGRKMSKSLGNTVEPQKVIAQSGADILRLWVCATDYADDQRIGPEILKNTVETYRKLRNTIRWMLGTLHHFKRDDEVTFSDVPELERLMLHQLAVQSAVVRKAYADFDYKTVVASLAAFMNTELSAFYFDIRKDTLYCDPPSSAARKAALTIIDLLCDAILKWLAPVLSFTTEEAWRQYRPDAEPSVHLTLFPESIEIFRDDALAAKWETIRAVRSVVTGALERERAAKRIGSSLEASPIVYVADRAMLATLFDVDLAEVCITSNYEVREGDAPADAFRLPNVPGVAVVVEKAAGTKCARSWKILPTVGDDKEYPDVSPRDAQALREWKALGVTV; this is translated from the coding sequence ATGACCAACAAGCCCCAGAAGTCCGACGCCCCCGATTACGCCAAGACCCTCTACCTGCCGCAGACGGACTTTCCGATGCGCGCCGGACTGCCGCAGCGCGAGCCGGAGATTCTGGCGCGCTGGAACGACATCGATCTCTACGGACAACTCCGCAAGCGCGCGAAGGGGCGGCCAAAGTTCGTGCTGCACGACGGCCCGCCGTACGCCAACGGCAGCATCCATATCGGCCACGCGCTCAACAAGATCCTGAAGGACGTGGTGACCAGGAGCCAGCAAATGCTGGGTCACGATTCAAACTACGTGCCGGGCTGGGACTGCCACGGCCTACCGATCGAATGGAAGATCGAGGAAGAGAACTACCGCTCCAAGGGCAAGGCAAAGCCGAACTTCAAGGATTCCGCGGCGATGGTGGCGTTCCGCAAGGAGTGCCGCGCCTATGCCGAGAAGTGGCTCAACGTGCAGCGTGAGGAGTTCAAGCGCCTCGGCATTATCGGCGACTGGGACCATCCCTACGCCACCATGACCTATCCGGCCGAGGCGCAAATCGCGCGCGAACTGATGAAGTTCGCCGCCAACGGCACGCTCTATCGCGGCTCAAAGCCGGTGATGTGGAGTGTGGTGGAGAAGACCGCGCTGGCGGAGGCCGAGGTCGAGTATGAGGACCACACCAGCGATACGGTGTGGGTGAAATTTCCGGTGACCTCGCCGGCACACGGCGCGCTGGCGCAGGCGAGCGTGGTGATCTGGACCACCACGCCGTGGACGCTGCCGGGCAATCGCGCCATCAGCTTCTCGAACAGGATCGCCTATGGTCTTTACAAGGTCACCGATGCGCCGGCCGACAACTGGGCCAAAACCGGCGATCTGCTGATCCTTGCGGACAATCTCGCCGCTGAGGTGTTCAAGCAGGCGCGGGTCGCGGCTTACGAGAAGGTCCGCGATGTTCCGGCCGACACCATGGATGCAATCGAGTGCGCGCATCCGCTGAAAGGCCTGTCCGGCGGATATGAATTCACCGTCCCCCTCCTGGATGGCGACCACGTCACCGACGACACCGGCACCGGCTTCGTTCACACCGCGCCCGGCCACGGACGCGAGGACTTCGACATCTGGACTCACAACGCGCGTGATCTCGAAACGCGTGGCGTCTCGAGCGCGATCCCTTACACCGTCGACGAGAACGGCGCGCTGACCGCGCAGGCCCCCGGCTTCGAGGGCAAGCGCGTCATCGACGACAAGGGCAACAAGGGCGACGCCAACGAGGCCGTCATCAAGGCGCTGATCGAACGCGGCATGTTGCTCGCGCGCGGACGGCTCAAGCATCAGTATCCGCATTCGTGGCGCTCGAAGAAGCCGGTGATCTTCCGCAACACGCCGCAGTGGTTCATCGCGATGGATAAGGACATCGCCGGCCGCGGTCAGGCCAAGAGCGGCGACACCCTCCGCGCCCGCGCGCTGCAGGCGATCTCCGTCACCCAATGGGTGCCGCCGGCCGGCGAGAGGCGCATCACCGGCATGATCACCGGACGGCCCGACTGGGTGATCTCGCGCCAGCGTGCCTGGGGCGTGCCGATCGCCGTGTTCGTGCGCGAAAAGGGCGACGGCTCCGCCGAAATCCTGATCGACGCCGCCGTCAACAAACGGATCACCGACGCCTTCGAGACGGAAGGCGCCGATGCCTGGTACACCGAGGGCGCGCGCGAGCGTTTTCTTGGGCCGCGTGCCGGCGAGGACTGGAGCAAGGTCGACGACATCCTCGACGTCTGGTTCGACTCCGGCTCCACCCACGCCTTCGTGCTGGAAGATCCCGTGCACTTCCCCGGTCTTGCGGGCATCAAACGCAAGGTCGATGGCGGCAAGGATACCGTGATGTATCTGGAAGGAAGCGACCAGCATCGCGGCTGGTTTCACTCCTCGCTGCTGGAGAGCTGCGGCACCCGCGGCCGCGCGCCCTATGATGTGGTGCTGACCCACGGCTTCACGCTCGACGAGAACGGCCGCAAGATGTCCAAGTCATTGGGCAACACGGTTGAGCCGCAGAAGGTGATCGCGCAGTCCGGCGCCGACATCCTGCGACTGTGGGTCTGCGCGACGGACTATGCCGACGACCAGCGCATTGGTCCGGAAATCCTCAAGAACACCGTCGAGACCTATCGCAAGCTGCGCAACACTATCCGCTGGATGCTCGGCACGCTGCATCACTTCAAGCGCGACGACGAGGTCACGTTCAGCGACGTGCCCGAACTGGAACGGCTGATGCTGCATCAGTTGGCCGTGCAGAGCGCGGTGGTGCGCAAGGCCTACGCGGATTTCGATTACAAGACCGTGGTCGCCAGTCTCGCGGCCTTCATGAACACGGAACTCTCGGCGTTCTATTTCGATATCCGGAAAGACACGCTGTATTGCGATCCGCCGTCGTCCGCGGCAAGGAAAGCCGCGCTCACCATTATCGATTTGCTGTGCGACGCGATCCTGAAATGGCTGGCGCCGGTGCTTTCATTCACCACCGAAGAAGCATGGCGGCAATATCGGCCGGATGCGGAACCGTCGGTGCATCTGACGCTGTTTCCGGAGAGTATCGAAATATTTCGGGACGATGCTTTGGCCGCGAAGTGGGAGACCATCCGCGCCGTGCGCAGCGTCGTCACCGGCGCGCTGGAACGCGAGCGCGCCGCCAAGCGGATCGGCTCCTCGCTCGAAGCCTCGCCGATCGTCTATGTCGCCGACCGCGCGATGCTCGCAACGTTGTTCGACGTCGATCTTGCCGAGGTCTGCATCACCTCGAACTACGAGGTTCGCGAGGGCGACGCGCCGGCCGACGCGTTCCGTTTGCCGAACGTCCCCGGCGTGGCCGTGGTGGTCGAGAAAGCCGCGGGCACCAAGTGCGCCCGATCGTGGAAGATCCTGCCGACCGTCGGCGACGACAAGGAGTATCCCGACGTGTCGCCGCGCGACGCGCAGGCGCTGCGGGAGTGGAAGGCGCTGGGAGTGACCGTGTGA
- the lspA gene encoding signal peptidase II, with protein sequence MTPLRSGIVAAVAALIADQASKLWLLFVFDIGHRGAVRVTPFFDLVLAWNTGISYGWFQTDSPVGATILLAIKAGAVVLLAIWMARSQTRLATIGLGLIIGGAIGNAIDRFAYGAVVDFVLFHVPLAGKTYSWYVFNLADVAIVAGVIALLYDSFLRTPAAKAP encoded by the coding sequence GTGACCCCCCTGCGCTCCGGCATCGTCGCAGCGGTCGCGGCGCTGATTGCCGACCAGGCGTCCAAGCTCTGGCTATTGTTCGTGTTCGACATCGGCCATCGCGGCGCCGTCAGGGTTACGCCGTTCTTCGACCTGGTGCTGGCCTGGAACACCGGCATCAGCTACGGCTGGTTCCAGACCGACAGCCCGGTCGGCGCCACGATCCTGCTCGCGATCAAGGCCGGCGCGGTAGTCCTGCTGGCAATCTGGATGGCGCGCTCGCAGACCCGCCTCGCGACAATTGGCCTCGGCCTCATCATCGGCGGCGCCATCGGCAACGCCATCGACCGCTTCGCCTATGGCGCGGTGGTGGATTTCGTCCTGTTTCACGTCCCACTCGCGGGAAAAACCTATAGCTGGTACGTGTTCAACCTTGCCGATGTGGCGATCGTTGCCGGGGTGATAGCCCTGTTGTATGATTCCTTCCTCAGGACACCCGCCGCAAAAGCGCCCTGA